DNA from Desulfatirhabdium butyrativorans DSM 18734:
CCTCAACCGTTACGGCGCCATGCATCAGAAAAGGGGGACCCATGGATGATCTACAGGCGCCCAGTTCTTTCAAGGGGCACTTCCTGATCGCCATGCCCGGCTTGCAGGATCCCAACTTCTTTCAAACAGTGGTGTTGCTCTGCGAACACAATGCGGAAGGTGCGCTCGGCGTGGTGATCAACCGAGTGCACCCGACTCTGAAAGCCAAGGATATTTTTGATGAATTGAAGATTCCCTGCATTCAGGAGGCAGCCGGCATCCCCCTGCATATCGGCGGGCCGGTACACCAGGGCGGGCTTTTTATCCTGCACGGCCCGCCTTTCGGATGGGAGGGTACGCTCGCTGTAACCGAAACACTGGCTCTCAGCAACACGATGGATTTGTTGCGATTGCTTGGCAAGGGAGAAGGGCCCGAACAGTTCATGATCGTGCTGGGATGCGCAGGATGGGGACCGGGTCAACTGGATTCGGAAATCCTGGAAAATGTCTGGCTGACCACTCCTGCAGACGATGAGGTGATCTTTACGGTGGAGGCGGAAAATCAGTGGAATGAGGCGATTCGCAGGATGGGCATCGATCCCGTATCCCTGTCTTCAGCGGCGGGTCATGCGTGAGGTCCGGAAAGCATGATCCGCCATATCGATATCCGGGAATGACATCCCAATTGCCCAAAAGCCTGATTCACGATTCTGCGTTTTCCACCTCGTTTTTCTCATCGTTTTTCTCTTCACCCACGGCATCGCCCGCATTGTTTTCTTCCTTGTTCTTGCCGGGCCGAGGCTTCTTTTTCTTGAGGCATATCTTATCCTTGCGGACAAAGGCGCAGAGTTTCGGATTGTAAT
Protein-coding regions in this window:
- a CDS encoding YqgE/AlgH family protein; this encodes MDDLQAPSSFKGHFLIAMPGLQDPNFFQTVVLLCEHNAEGALGVVINRVHPTLKAKDIFDELKIPCIQEAAGIPLHIGGPVHQGGLFILHGPPFGWEGTLAVTETLALSNTMDLLRLLGKGEGPEQFMIVLGCAGWGPGQLDSEILENVWLTTPADDEVIFTVEAENQWNEAIRRMGIDPVSLSSAAGHA